GATCTGAGCATGGTAGGATGCTCCCATATAAATGATGAAGGATTACAATTTCTCAACAATGGGAGCAACTCATTGCAGGTATATCTTGGTACATCTTTTCCTCGTTTTGCTTTTTCTTCACTGTTTATCACAAAAGCATCAGTTGCATGTCAAAATAGCCTCAGGATTCTACGGCACGAGGAAAATAATATAGACCAGAATTTGAAAATCCTTCTCATATTCGTTGGCATTTTCAAATAATCTCCCAACAAATGCCATTTGTTAGAGAGATGCACAACAGTTAAATCCTGATATATGTAGCAATGCCACTGCAGATTAGCAAATCATGTGGAGAATTAAGGGGGCAGTTATTGATTAATGCGTATGCTTGTTTGCAGAGTGTTGATGTTTCTCGGTGTGAGAATGTGACTTCTAGTGGCTTAATCTCAGTAATTGAAGGGCACAAGTACCTGCAAGACCTTAATATTGGGGACTGTTTTCCCGTAAGGCTTTGACATTGCGGCACCCGTTGCGAGCTTCTTTTTCCATTTTTTTCTCCCACCATTGATGTAATGTTGGATTTTGCAGGAGCTGGCACCACTCTTTCTTTCCAAGTTGAATTATTTGAGGGATAGCTTGACTGTGCTTAAACTTGATGGCTTTCAAGTTTTTGCTCCAAGCCTTAAGATAATTGGCCTCAACTGCAGGAATTTGGTGGAGATTGGGCTTAGTAAATGTAAGTGGGTGACTGATGAAGGGGTCTCCGAGCTTGTAGCTGGCTGTGTCAATCTAACGACCATCGATCTAACATGCTGCCACCTGCTAACCAACAAAGCCCTTGTGGCTATAGGAGATAAATGTAAAAATCTTACGTGTCTCCAATTAGAATCCTGCAAATTAATAACTGACAATGGCCTTGATTGTATTGGGACCTGTTGCTCCAATCTTGAAGAAATAGATCTCACTGACTGTACCATGACCAATGCTGGTAAGACCATTATTCTCATGAATTTTCGAAAACTTTTGTGCTAAAAGTGGCATCATGTTCACTTGAAATCTATGCTTTGCAGCAATGAAGTATTTATCCAGGTGTTCAGAGCTGACTGTCTTGAAATTAGGCCTTTGTGACAAAGTTTCTGACGAAGGTCTTGTTCACATTGCATCCAATTGCAAAAAGCTTCATGTCCTTGATCTTTATCGGTATGTTTACTTTGTTGTGTACTTGAGCATTTTCTTTTAGGTTTTGCAAATCTGAAGGAAATCACAAATCCAATGGCCTTCACAGCTGCTTTGAGGTCACTGATGATGGATTGGCTGCCATAGCTACTGGCTGCAAGAGAATAAAGAACCTGAACCTTTGCTACTGCACACGGATCACTGACCTAGGACTGAAGCATCTAAGTTGTTTGGAGGACCTGCATGATCTTGAACTGAGGGGTGTACATTGCGTTACAAGTTTAGGAATAACTGCTATTGCAAATGGTTGCCAGCACCTTACTGAACTGGATTTGAAGCACTGCCATCTGGTAGATGATGCTGGTTTATTTGCTCTTGGGCAATATACTAAAAATCTCAGACAGGTCAGTGACTTGCCATCTGAAATTCTTCTCTTATTGCTTGATATCAAGAAACTCTGGAAATGATCTggtgaaaaataagagaaaaagataCGGAATCTGATTCAGTTTCTTTTGTAGGCAAATCTATCGTACTGCCAAGTTTCAAGCATGGGCCTGTGCAACCTGCTTGGCTCTTTGAAGTGCCTGCAGGATGTAAAGCTGGTGCATCTGACTCAAGTGCCAGTTGAGGGGTTTGAGTCTGCACTGAGAGCTTCTGGTGGAAGGTTAAAGAAGCTGAAGCTACTTACTGGGTTGAGGCATCTGCTTTCCCCAGGACTAATTCAGATGTTGCAGGCTAGGGGGTGCCGAATTCGATGGGTTGATAAGCCTCTGAACCTTGTTCCATAGGCAAAATCCTGCATTATTTTCTATTCTTAGGCTTTGATGATCTAGTTGAAAAACAAATGTTTTTCATATGCCTATTAACACATCTTGCTTGCTAACATTCCCCAGTTGATGCCTCCTTTGCATCAAAGTAGCCTGTGTTGGAACATTGTAAAAGACTTGCTATTTTTGAAGGGGGTGCTCT
The sequence above is a segment of the Musa acuminata AAA Group cultivar baxijiao unplaced genomic scaffold, Cavendish_Baxijiao_AAA HiC_scaffold_749, whole genome shotgun sequence genome. Coding sequences within it:
- the LOC135663711 gene encoding F-box/LRR-repeat protein 3-like, producing the protein MERAPQQSSDSILATLSVDLLIQILDRVADSRDRKSWRQVCRGFLHAEALRRRSLRVLRLEALQGLLRRYAACLERLDLSACPSLDDHALAAALAAGAGLWRLRSINLSRASGVGWRGLAALAKACPHLEAVDLSHCVGVGDREAASLAAAAGLRDLWLDKCLGLTDVGLAKVAVGCPALEMLGIKWCLEISDIGIELLAKKCQNLRVLDISYLKITNRSLQFVSSLRKLEDLSMVGCSHINDEGLQFLNNGSNSLQSVDVSRCENVTSSGLISVIEGHKYLQDLNIGDCFPELAPLFLSKLNYLRDSLTVLKLDGFQVFAPSLKIIGLNCRNLVEIGLSKCKWVTDEGVSELVAGCVNLTTIDLTCCHLLTNKALVAIGDKCKNLTCLQLESCKLITDNGLDCIGTCCSNLEEIDLTDCTMTNAAMKYLSRCSELTVLKLGLCDKVSDEGLVHIASNCKKLHVLDLYRCFEVTDDGLAAIATGCKRIKNLNLCYCTRITDLGLKHLSCLEDLHDLELRGVHCVTSLGITAIANGCQHLTELDLKHCHLVDDAGLFALGQYTKNLRQANLSYCQVSSMGLCNLLGSLKCLQDVKLVHLTQVPVEGFESALRASGGRLKKLKLLTGLRHLLSPGLIQMLQARGCRIRWVDKPLNLVP